The Platichthys flesus chromosome 5, fPlaFle2.1, whole genome shotgun sequence genome contains the following window.
GAAACTTCGGGTGAATCTCTCCCTCTATCTGACCTTTGATCTGTATTAGCTCCACCTTAAGCCCCACCCCGCACAGAGATCCTGTGCAGCTAGTacatccccaccccccccacacacacacaagttaagAGCATTAAAATCTCCTGCTTGACGAAATAGGATTAACCAACCTTTTATCTTTTATCGCAAGTCACAAGTGAAGAAAGGGAAAGTTCTTtctaaattaatataaaatataacttGTTGTTTTCCTCAAATAAAGGCACAAGCGAGGGTTTATTTGTTCCAAGAGCACCAAATAGGAAGCTGCTAAATCCTGTGGTGACTGTATACGACCCATGACATCACGTTATTCCACCTGAGCTCTCCCTTCTTTGCACTAATTTATAGAACTGCCCTTACTTTGGcagaaaattgtgttttcataagaGATCTCATCCTCAATAGTAAGAAGCTGATAgagcaaatgtgtttttaggGACTTTGAAGATGATATAATCTACAGAAAGTGATCACATGTTCTGAATCCTAAGGCTAGTTGTGAGTTTTAAAGTgcttcccctcccccccataatttatttatataatggaAATCATATCATCCATAGTCAAGATTTTCTAACTAAACTTcttctttaattatttttttttaattttaaaatttCACCCGTTGTTTTCACTTCCACCTTCTTCCTCCTACGCCTGCTCCGTGTCCTTTCACACTTCCCGCACCAGTGCACACCTTCAGCTTTTACAGCTGCAAATCCATTCCCCCTACTCGCCACATCTGTGCACTGGTTTTTCCCACCAGGTTGCTTCAAACATCAGCTCTCATTAGATAAAGTATGTTGAATGTCTCAGTGCTGCTATTTCTCTTTCCAGGCAAGTCCCAATGAGTGAAGCAGAGACCTCTGCCCAGGCCAACAATAATCTTAAAGAGCCCACTAtcacaaaacatacacacacacacacacacacacacacaaaagtcaCTCCTGCTGCTTTGCAATGAAAACAGAGCCTTTCTGCTGCGCTCTGCTCTTCCTGCTCCATCCATCACTGACTCCCCTCTGCTCTTCACTCAACACCCTTCTCCTCTGACAGACACTGTAtctttgctttctctctctgcaccccccccccccccccgagcctgGATCAGTGTCCCGTCACACGACAACAATAACAAGGTGAGTTCTAATTCCACGGCTCAAAAGTAATAAAAGGACGTAGTATTAAAGGCTAAACTGCTCATCTAATCTTCTCTCCCTAATCTCCGGCCCTCCCTGACTACAGGCTCTCTGGTTCTCACAGATGGAATGAGCAAAGTTGCCTAAATGAGAGTTTTCCCCAAAACatcaaatgataataataatggtgataaaaaaaagttagtGTGTAATTACATTGATAGTGCATCAGTGATGGTGAAAGAGAAAATTAAAGATTAATGGGAGTGCTGGCACCATGCAAATGTGTGTAatcctgtgtgtttgagatgtcACAACCTTTTTGAAACCGGATTTCTGCTTCACTGCCAACTTCCTGCTTAAAATAGAACCTAAAATCCGTATTTCTGTGttatgtaactgtgtgtgtgtgtttttgtgttgtgctcCTGGTAATATTCATGTTGTttgggacctaaatctgtttacaccaTTAGGTAATGGGGGGGGGAAAAAGACCCCATAACAAAATCTATAAAAATTTTGAGTTGAAGGCATGTTTTAAGGTAATGTTAAGATAAGGTTAAAGTTATATGTTAATTTAGATTAAGGTTAATCTCAGACCCAGGCAAGTAACAATAGTTAGGGCTAGAATAAGACTCCAGCAAAGCAATAATCTCaatgggatgtgtgtgttttttttccaacaggCAAAAATAGAGAATTGTGAGCCTTGAAATTCACATCATCACATTCATCTCTTTAACAGATATGATTTGAGTGAGTCATGTAACAATATTCACTGACACTTTGtgactttttgttattttaagatAATCCCCTATATTCATCTTTAGCATAGGTGACAGCTAAAAAAGGTATCACACAGTCCCCTGCGTCAAAGCGGTCACCTCCACTAATTGAATTATCTCCACCTTATTAGTCAGTTATCAGGGCTGATCCTCCTAAGGATGATATATTTAGTGTCAAAATAAGATTGGAACACAAGTGTTTGCAAACATGATCTCAGAAGTAACTAGTATTCACCTTTATTCGACACGAGAATACAGCACTGCAACGCGCACACTGATCTCTTGACCATTTCCCTGCAGGTCATTAAACACACTGTCTATAATACTCAGCAAAGAACTAGTAGGACAGAGTAGCTTAAAGATTGATTTTTAACTGGAGTTTTGTGGTTAAAAGTGATATATATTTGGAGTATCCTGCATTGAATGTGGTCACAAACTCCTAATAACTCAACTACGTCAGAAGATTGTTGAATCAGGCAAAGATTCCAGCATCCAAACAAATGGACTGATGTAGGAAGTGAGACTGGCAGGAGAAGGAGAATGATCACGATGGTGACTTGGCACAAATCCACTGGGAAAAGGAACAAGTGAAGGCGCTTGCATCTTAGGCTCTGTCACTCCAACAGAAGTTAATCCATTCGATCTGATTGGCCTTATGTGTTTCCAGGCTAACTGGACCCGCAAAACTCACTGGTTTATTCCACCGCTttcccaaaaaatgtttttccatcacCTTTAAAACAGTGGATGGCCAAAGGGTGTGTCAGAGGCGAGAACAAGGAGCTACAGAAGTTCACCttaagaggagaaagaggaagacagtAAAGATGTACCATGTGAAAACTGTCTTGGACCCTTTTACTCATGCATCGCTCTCCTTCGGGATTGGCTGATTGTAGGACGGGCTCCCGATGCTGAGGGAGCTGGGCAAGAATGAGGGTAAGTACGGGATGACGGCAATCATAGGGCTGGACACCGGGCTCTCGATTTGGGACGTGATGGGGATGATGACGTCATCCTGGTCCCAAACGTGAAAAGCATTTGGATGGGAGTGGTTGAGGCCACCTGGCATGTTCAGCTGACTAACTCCATCCAGCTCAGCCTCCTTTTTCAGGTCATCATCAACCGGGCCCAACAAACAGTCTGTGGACggacacaggaggagagatgaggattCGATTGTACACTTACccaaactagaatgacactcagtcaAGCACATACCTCCGACGAGGCCCAACTGTctccttgaattcaatcaaactcttaattaatacattttatttgtattttccctGGTaaatctcgcaatgttaaagacagtaaaaagaaaatcatggaTTCAAATACACACCAAAATTTGATGGCTACTTCCCCaaacccataccacatccttccaacaaatccctgcagttgtttttgtgtaattttggtaacaaacaaacaaaacaaccaacaagtAAATAGACATAATACGTTGTCCATATCATCATTATTTAAAGTCTTGTCTTGGTTAATTGTTGCAGAATATTTCACTTAAAATAAGTTTTCTGAATTCTTCCTGCTGCATCTCCAAAATCTGCTATTTCTgctatttaattatttcatttattaattaattccTGTATTGGGGTCATAATGACTATTAATACTAATAAATAAGGTGTCATagatttacacattttcaacaCAGTGAAATCAAACAGTGCCTAATTTAGCTGTGagacatttacataaaaatgaTGCATTGAGTTTTTGAATGACGACTCAAACTAACTTATCAatgttaaactgaatatttgCAATGAATAAAAAGCTCAGTGTTTTAAAACGTAAATCATTATTTAACCCGGATATTTCTTTACCTAAAGTCAAATGTCCTATTCATAAACAGACTATCTGTGGAAATATTCCTcacattataaaaaataatgGAATAAATCAATATCAGAGGACAGGTCGAAAGAGAAAATTAACACTACATAAGTGCATTTGTACATAGATAAACAATATCATCCAGTATTTGGTTTATGTATGAGAATTGATGTACATCCCACAGACTTGAGTACCTGTTATATCCAGCATGAGGTCTTTGATGAGGTGACCCACGATGGCGTAAGCGACAGCGACCACGACCAGGGCGGCCATCACGAGGTAGACCACAGACTTGGGGAGCAGGATGAGGTCCCTGGACGGGGGCTTGTACTCCTTGTACAGAGGCTCCATATTGTGAACCAGGTAGTGGAAAGACTGTCCTCCCACATCTGTGAAATTTAAGTTGTCCAAATTTAAGTTGTCCATATTCCCAGAGCTACTCCgttacatttatattcaaacaaaaaatgGTGCTCATTGGATTTATCCACTTGCTGAGATGTCTCTATACCTGAAATGCAGAGAAGCAGAGTTTAGGTTAGGTCTACTGCTCAGATATAAAATCAAATATCAACTCAACTGAAGCAGGATTTAATAGGAGAatgcaatataataataatatatattaatgagCTACCCAGATGAAAATAGGCCAGTGAATAAATTCACCCACCTGTTAAGACCAAGTTTTTGCAGCTTCCAGATTACACACACTTGGATCTCTGCAGTGCCGCCTCACTGACATCTCTCTACATAGCAGTGTATTACTTTGATCGTTACTCCATCACTACCACCAGTGCATCCTGTAGCCAACAGGACACCGGGACTTTTCAGCCCCTCGGCCGCGTGCAGTGTCCTCGCTGCTGCAATAATCCAGACTGTGGGCGgtgacagggagagacagatagagagaggaagggggggatTACACTTCCAATCACAGCCACGATCAATCAGGCCCTCATCCCTTCACCATCCTATCCCACAGAGATGACTTAATCCacagcgaacacacacacacacacacacacacacacacacacacacacacacacacattacaaccACGCACGCACACCAACATATCCaagaagcaaagaaaaagagTGGTTGCTCAGAaattctcatttgtttttaagtCGTGAGAAGTAAATCCTCCTTGAAGTGACTTCTTGTCTGAAAAGTCCGAAATGAAATCCTGCTCCACTCCCAGATTTATCCCGATACTCACTTCACTGTGATATAATTTCTAATGGAGgtctctttaaaaatatttcctgACCATTTGATTGTCAAACATGTAAAATCAGTGAAATCAGGAAAAGGGTGTATTTGAATCAATTTAGGTTCTTGTACTTTACTCAATTATATGCATTTTATGCTTCTTTGCCCCtgttctttacatttaaaagaaaatattttgccAACCACGTATATCTGATAGAAAGTCATTTTTGCAGATTAAAACTTTAATataagaaattgtatttatttaggaATTGTGGTGAATTGTTACACATTGATCTTCTTGAAAACATTCCGgtgataaaataagagaaaatcaTTTTAAGGCACTAGATCATTCTGAAttacaatatttttatttatttatttttaaactgcttCTTGTTGAGAGCACCTTTTCCTTAAACCCACAAAATGTGGAAGATTTTGaatgttttgtatttcattttattttagttttaatggATATCATTTTGCGTCTCATTTGGTTTTAGTTTTCTTATAAGTCATTATTGGTTTCTACCACATCCCACACATATTTCACATTCCATCAACGTGTTTAAAATTGATGTTGTGtcaaataaacagtttgaaTTATACACAGTATATTTGAGCAACCTGTATTATGACATAGAAGGAAACCAACTGATTAGCTAGCATAGGTTAGCATAACTACAGAGACAGCTACACTTATTCAACACTTCAGTCCAAATCACAGCTCTATTCCTGTAGGTAAATCAAGGAGCCATTTGTTTGCCAGACACTGTAAAGTGTAAgttataaataattatatttttttctgtggaaGTGTGACGCTAAAGTTAGTGTTTTACATCCAAGAGCATTTAGCTAAAGCTAATGGTGCTAATGCTAGCTGTAAGTGGAAGAATAGCAATGACATactattttctctgtgtgaaaaCCATTTTCGACATTTGTCCCTGTTGTTTatcctttattattattattatttattctaatTCAGGTTTCTCTCGAGGTTCAAACAGACCAAAATGGAATCTTTCTTTGAGGACATGACATTACCGTCCACCTCCCAGTCCACTCCTAAGAGCGGACACGGCGGCCTACAGATGGTAACAATTAATCATACAATAAACCAGAATACAGTTTTGTGAGACAAAACGAGCCACATAACAGCTACCAGCACTCACACTGCAGCCATATTGCTTCTCAAGAGCATCACTATCACTATCACTGCAAAATGTGTTGTAATATGTTTAAAGTATGAAGGTTTAGTGCTCAAGCTGCCAGATCTCTAGCGAGTTCCTCAATGGCCCTGTGTGATTAGACACTGTGTATTATCAGAAATCAATAGATAACTCTGTGAACGTGGGGACCAATTCACAGATGCACAAACtggtttctttctcttcccttcttcctcctccatcctgcctGGACTGTTCAGTTTGTGAGTTATgggtaaaaagaaaatgaagagaatGAAAATCATTTCGGCTTTCCAGTTACTTTCATAAAAGGCTGAACCTGATCTCTgtacagcaaaaaaaagaaagaaaaaaaagcttcttAAATGGGACTATTTATGTTTAACATTGTCCCTTGTCTcgataaaacacagatttactCAAACTGTGGAGCAAACCACAAATGTAGCCCGATTCCACAAGACAACCCTGAATATGTTGTGTGAAAAATGACTTTGAGATATTAAGATGTGGAAGAATATTGGGAACTGTTGTGTTCCGTTTCAGTCATAAATGGAGAAATAGACCTTTTCATCATAACTAGTTCACACAACACACCTTGATCCCATGTTGTACCCACTGACCAACACTAACATTTCTTTCTCAtcagaacaaataaaatatgtttgtgctgtttacaactgttgtttctatGTCCTTGGCGTCGCAGGCGCAGGAAACAGACCATGACTCCTCATTCGGGAATTTCTCAACTGGGAGCATGACTGAAGCTCAACAGCAACACACCAGGTCAACAATCACAGCCACACCAACGTGCACAATGCAACAATAATTCAtgtagtgttgtgttttttcagcaGATGAGTTGTACTTCGTTGTTCCATCATTGACTAAGACATTAGACTGAAGACtgattttgattttattgtcaACACTTATAGCTCGAGCATTGACGCCATAAGCAGAAGGGTGCAGGAGCTGGTGGAAAAGATTAATAACGACCGCACCAGTGACCAGAAAGTGTTGGACAGCTTTAATGAGAAGTTGGTGCAGAAGgtacaaaacttttttttttttttattcatctggTCCTCCtcagtgtgttgttgtcatTTGTCTGGTCCACTAGGAGCATACTTAGCAAATACTCCTTTCACGACTGTGGGTGCTGCACTATCCCTCCCTGCAAAGATGTCCATATCTGTTTTTTCtcatatgattttttttccaggtgACAGAGGGGTGTCAGCAGATGCAGGAGCACATGTACCTGGTTTACGAGAAGAACAGTAATGAGATGCaggtgaagctgcaggagtTGGCAGAGGTCCTGGGCAGCTGCACTAAACTCTGCAGTGAGCTTCAGGAGGCCAACCTGGCGCTGGCCAGTCTCAGAGCGGGTCTGGCCATTTCAATCACAGAGTCCCCATAAACTAGTAATTGTTCTTAGATATTGAACTGATTAATATGTTATTATTAGTAAGTCTGTGTTCATTATTACATTGAGTATTCAGAGTAGTTCAAGTTGTCTGTATAAAAGCTGGATTGGATAAGATTGCTCATCTGGTATTGCTCTTccgtctttcttcttcctcttgttccaaGAATACACAGTTGTCTGCGACTGTAGCGTGGTCAGGTCAGGTCATGATTCCAGTCAAAGAAAAAGATGCAAAaactaaatacatgttttacttATATTGTTCCATTTCAATATGTGTTGATCCCCTAAATAAAATTTCAGAATACAAGGGCACGGTATTATCTGTTATTTGGCTCGgttttgttaacattttgtatttgttacgTGTTTTCGTGCCTAAATGTATCATCAGTGCTTTCATGTTCCATCAAACCAGAGATGCCAATCTTTAAACCACCAGTaacaaagatttattttgataacaGGTTACATCGATTTGTTtccacacagccacacatatCTCAGAACCCATTGTAACCGCTTATTTACATACTATTTAGTTACTAAAAAACAACTCATAATGCCTTGACTGCTCCATGAGTTAAGGATATAAATACCTTATATTTACCGTGCAAATGTCCCTCAAATATCTCACTTGGACCCAATGCTTTGTTCAGTTGTTCTAACATATTCAGATACCAGGCAGAAGTGGTAATAGATGATTCCCTTCAgtattttaaaaaatattatgtaaatgtaataaaGTATTCGTGCTATAGCTCCTCGTGTGAGGAGGATAATTGCTCATAATGTTTCAACAGATGGAGTTCCGTTCAGAGATCACACGTTTCTCACTGGGCACATAAGCAGCAGTATTCCACAAAAAGTCAGTTTCAGGAAGACAGCGGAAAAGCATTAATTTCCAACAGTGAAAGACTGCAGTCCAGTGATGGCTTTGCCCAGGATCAAGGCATGGATGTCATGAGTTcctatagaaaaaaaaaaaaaaacattaattgtaATGAATTaagttattttcatttaaagatgTATACGAGTTATCcagaaatatataattttaaaaacaagtcaGTGAACTTTAATGACAGACTATTCAAAAATGTTCCATATTAATCAATTGTCAACCTTTAACAATCTGTACACTGCTGATCTCTGGTGGTTGACGTACATTACTGCAATGTGGTACTTTGGTAAATCTTCACAATTTAAGAGCAGGGCCTTCCTTCATGCGTGTGTGCCTACCCTCATACGTGTTGACAGCCTCCAGGTTCATGACGTGACGGATGATGTGATACTCATCTGAGATGCCATTTCCTCCCAACATGTCTCGGGCTTGTCTGGCGATATCCAGCGACTTGCCACAGCTATTCCTCTTCAGCATGGAGATCATCTCTGGTGCCTCTCTGTTACATGACAATGAGAAGGAAACGTGTTTTTATTGCATTCGTTGACAGAGGCAAACACTAATGTGAAAGAAATTGAATTACAGAAAGCGAAAGACTCACTTCTTCTCGTCAATGAGTCTTCCAAGGGCCAGGCATGAATGCAGACCAATGGTGATCTCTGTCAGCATGTCAGCCATCTTCTTCTGCATGAGCTGGTTCCTGGCCAGTGGCACACCAAACTGGATTCtgattgtgggggggggggggtaataaaaacatgaacgaCCTATAAACCAAGCCGAGGCTGGCTGAACTTGAGGAGACAGTGTGAGCAGTATGATAATAATGTCAAGCTTCTTCAGAGTGTTGGTGTCCTGGTTCCAATGCACTCTGAATACCCAGGGCGATTAAACAAATGAGCTGCTTAACAGATCGAAAACTAAAAGCTACAACAAGCAGGTGACGATACAACAACAAGACTATACAGCTTTAACATTGAGATTATTTACTCAATGCTGGGAAAGAGACCGGCACTAAAAGCAATGCAAAATGGGGGTTAAATTAAAATGCTGGGTTGCTTGATCAAGCACAAATGTTTAGCATTGCGAACCACACCTAAAGGTTCCACTACTTTTACTAAGTCCTATCCCTCAGCAGATAGAGGTAACAAGATTTCCCCAGAACTCAACTTAGACCCTGTGTCGTGGAAAGGTTCCTATTTTCTGGGAACATtttctgttgtcaaaacacaTCTTCTGTCAGATCCTCGGACTTGATTTGTTCACACAAACTGTCCTCAGAATATAACGTACCTGTCCAGAGTGTACTGTCGGGCAGCATGGAAGCAGAATTCAGCCGCTCCCAGGGCTCCCCAGGCAATGCCATACCGAGCGTTGTTGAGACAGCCAAAGGGACCCTGGTCACAAAGGTCAACAACGAAAGAAATGTAAGATATTAGCGCAATGAAACGTTCATGTTGTTATATTTAATACTTATTTTGTTCAACTTGGTGTGGGTGAGTAGCCACTTACAGCCAGACCAGAGACGTTGGGCAACAGGTTCTCTTGGGGAACTTCCACTTCGTCCATAAGGATCATGCCAGTGGCTGACGCCCTCAGTGAGAACTTGCCCTCGATCTTGGGGGTGGCAAAACCCTTCATTTCACGCTCCAGGATGAAACCTCTCACTCTGCCGTCCTCACACTTGGCCCAGACCACTGCAATGTCTGCTATGGGGGAATTTGTGATCCtagcagaggaaggagaaggagaattCACCAAGAACTTAACACAGGGTTGCAGTTAAGCTGATACACAAAAGCTGGTGTGGCTTTAACCTAACCCAAAGAGAGGAGCAcctgttaatattattattctcCAAATACAAGACCtacttcatat
Protein-coding sequences here:
- the syce2 gene encoding synaptonemal complex central element protein 2 translates to MESFFEDMTLPSTSQSTPKSGHGGLQMAQETDHDSSFGNFSTGSMTEAQQQHTSSSIDAISRRVQELVEKINNDRTSDQKVLDSFNEKLVQKVTEGCQQMQEHMYLVYEKNSNEMQVKLQELAEVLGSCTKLCSELQEANLALASLRAGLAISITESP
- the LOC133954307 gene encoding glutaryl-CoA dehydrogenase, mitochondrial-like, whose product is MALRSAATRLLSSSQRCAVVTASRAQGTVAAAPRDVEEVKKPTKAAKVPFNWRDALNLEGLLTEEEIMIRDSFRDYCQEKLMPRIVMANRHEHFHREIVSEMGELGVLGPTIQGYGCAGTSYVAYGLIAREVERVDSGYRSAMSVQSSLVMHPINAYGTDAQKEKYLPRLARGEILGCFGLTEPNHGSDPSSMETKAKYNPSSGTFTVSGAKTWITNSPIADIAVVWAKCEDGRVRGFILEREMKGFATPKIEGKFSLRASATGMILMDEVEVPQENLLPNVSGLAGPFGCLNNARYGIAWGALGAAEFCFHAARQYTLDRIQFGVPLARNQLMQKKMADMLTEITIGLHSCLALGRLIDEKKEAPEMISMLKRNSCGKSLDIARQARDMLGGNGISDEYHIIRHVMNLEAVNTYEGTHDIHALILGKAITGLQSFTVGN